One Microbacterium keratanolyticum DNA window includes the following coding sequences:
- a CDS encoding Ppx/GppA phosphatase family protein: MRLGVLDIGSNTVHLLAADAHPGGRPLATTSDRTIVRLMRYLTPAGAISEDGVQALEAAVAQAKAVATAEGVDALLATATSAVREAANGPAVIARLEAILGQPLQVLEGEAEARHTFLAVRRWFGWSAGRILLFDIGGGSLEIASGAEEVPDVAASIPLGAGRLTVQFLPNDPPGENAVEHLRAHADEVLAPVAASFATLPRPDRVVGSSKAIRSLARLAGSPLPGAQGGERMLLRRSELGSWIPRLARLPASARQELPGITPDRTFQIVAAAVALHAAMTALRVDELEVSPWALREGVLLRYIEQMEWATPV, translated from the coding sequence GTGCGACTCGGAGTTCTCGACATTGGTTCCAACACGGTGCATCTGCTGGCGGCGGATGCGCACCCCGGTGGTCGTCCGCTCGCGACGACGAGTGATCGCACGATCGTGCGGCTCATGCGCTATCTGACGCCTGCCGGCGCGATCAGCGAAGACGGAGTGCAGGCGCTGGAGGCCGCTGTCGCGCAGGCGAAGGCCGTCGCCACCGCCGAGGGTGTGGATGCGCTGCTGGCGACGGCGACGAGTGCGGTGCGCGAGGCCGCGAACGGCCCCGCGGTGATCGCCCGTCTGGAGGCGATCCTCGGCCAGCCCCTGCAGGTTCTGGAGGGCGAGGCCGAAGCGCGGCACACGTTCTTGGCGGTGCGCCGCTGGTTCGGCTGGTCGGCCGGTCGCATTCTGCTGTTCGACATCGGCGGCGGATCGCTCGAGATCGCGTCCGGCGCCGAGGAGGTTCCTGATGTCGCCGCATCCATCCCGCTCGGCGCGGGGCGGCTGACGGTGCAGTTCCTGCCGAACGACCCTCCCGGTGAGAACGCGGTCGAGCATCTGCGTGCGCATGCCGACGAGGTGCTCGCCCCGGTCGCAGCATCCTTCGCAACGCTCCCCCGCCCGGATCGCGTGGTCGGCTCGTCGAAGGCGATCCGCTCGCTCGCGCGGCTGGCCGGCTCCCCCCTCCCGGGCGCGCAGGGCGGAGAGCGGATGCTGCTGCGCCGCAGCGAGCTCGGATCGTGGATCCCCCGGCTCGCCCGGCTCCCCGCGTCCGCTCGTCAGGAGCTGCCCGGCATCACCCCCGATCGCACGTTCCAGATCGTCGCGGCCGCTGTGGCTCTGCACGCGGCGATGACGGCGCTGCGCGTGGATGAGCTGGAGGTGTCGCCGTGGGCCCTGCGCGAGGGGGTGCTGCTGCGCTACATCGAGCAGATGGAGTGGGCGACCCCCGTCTAG
- a CDS encoding type IV toxin-antitoxin system AbiEi family antitoxin domain-containing protein produces MPQLRSILAARDGVARGTELATYGWSRKRLSAAVHQRAIIRVRPGVFASRDAHEDVVIAAAHGGAVTCARALRLHRVWVLDVQDEHVHVWLGQGNRAHTHSGCHCVPHYRPGRLLLGIAPLEDALVHAFACHGSEFFFVAFESAWNLRLLSASARQRIRTALPRDARWLVDFARGDAQSGLESLLRLRLHLLGIAVQPQVEIGGVGRVDMVIERCLILEADGRANHESAPKRHRDLVRDAAASQRGYETLRFDYAQIVHEWDAVVAAIIAAIVRARRG; encoded by the coding sequence ATGCCTCAGCTCAGATCCATCCTCGCCGCCCGCGACGGCGTCGCGCGCGGAACCGAACTCGCGACGTACGGCTGGAGCCGCAAACGTTTGAGTGCCGCTGTCCATCAGCGGGCCATCATCCGGGTTCGGCCCGGCGTCTTCGCGTCCCGCGACGCTCATGAGGATGTGGTCATCGCGGCCGCCCACGGCGGAGCTGTGACCTGCGCCCGCGCGCTGCGCCTGCACCGCGTGTGGGTGCTGGACGTTCAGGATGAGCATGTCCACGTGTGGCTCGGGCAGGGGAATCGCGCACATACTCATTCCGGATGCCACTGCGTGCCGCACTACCGACCGGGGCGTCTCCTGCTCGGGATCGCACCGCTCGAAGATGCCCTCGTGCACGCGTTCGCCTGTCACGGGTCCGAGTTCTTCTTCGTCGCGTTCGAGTCCGCGTGGAACCTGAGGCTGCTGTCGGCGTCTGCGCGCCAGCGCATCCGGACTGCACTCCCCCGCGATGCGCGATGGCTGGTCGATTTCGCGCGCGGCGATGCCCAAAGCGGACTCGAGTCGCTTCTCCGGCTGCGCCTTCACCTGCTCGGGATCGCGGTGCAGCCGCAGGTCGAGATCGGCGGCGTGGGCCGTGTCGACATGGTCATCGAACGGTGCCTCATCCTCGAGGCCGACGGACGCGCAAACCACGAGAGCGCACCGAAGCGGCACCGCGACCTGGTGCGCGACGCGGCGGCCTCGCAGCGAGGCTATGAGACGTTGCGATTCGACTATGCGCAGATCGTGCACGAGTGGGACGCCGTCGTCGCGGCGATCATCGCCGCGATCGTCCGCGCCCGACGTGGATAA
- the glmS gene encoding glutamine--fructose-6-phosphate transaminase (isomerizing), with amino-acid sequence MCGIVGYVGPRPSQEILIAGLARLEYRGYDSAGIAVIDAEGGLNMRKKAGKLSVLRDSLTEHELAEGTTGIGHTRWATHGGPTDVNAHPHLADDDRLAVIHNGIIENFSALRAELEAEGVTFRSETDTEVAAALLGREYRKTGDLQSAFLAVVNRLEGAFTLLAMHQDQPGLVVGARRNSPLVIGLGEGENFLGSDVAAFVEHTRHALAIGQDQIVSITPDAVTVTDFDGNPVEPEPFEVSWDAAAAEKGGWPSFMAKEVAEEPEAVANTIRGRVRDGAVVIPELDGLDDLFTGINRIIITACGTASYAGLVGKYALEHWARIPVDVELAHEFRYRDPVIGADTLVVSISQSGETMDTLMAVKYARERGARTLSICNTQGATIPRESDAVVYTHAGPEVAVASTKAFVAQITALLLLGLHVGRVRGSLEDGAASVAELEALPAKLAHVLESEQGHVAQLAGWMADTRSVLFLGRHVGYPIALEGALKLKEISYIHAEGFAAGELKHGPIALIEPGQPVFVIVPSPRHSALIHAKVVSNIQEIRARGARVIVVAEEGDAAVLPFADEVIRIPLAGAFFEPILAVIPLQIFAMALATAKGLDVDQPRNLAKSVTVE; translated from the coding sequence ATGTGTGGAATCGTCGGATACGTGGGGCCGCGCCCCAGCCAGGAAATCCTGATCGCCGGACTCGCCCGCCTGGAGTACCGCGGTTACGACTCGGCAGGCATCGCGGTGATCGACGCCGAGGGTGGCCTGAACATGCGCAAGAAGGCCGGCAAGCTCAGCGTGCTGCGCGACTCGCTCACCGAGCACGAGCTCGCCGAGGGGACGACCGGCATCGGCCACACGCGCTGGGCGACCCACGGTGGGCCGACGGATGTCAACGCGCATCCGCATCTCGCCGACGATGACCGTCTCGCGGTCATCCACAACGGCATCATCGAGAACTTCTCCGCGCTGCGCGCCGAACTCGAAGCAGAGGGTGTGACCTTCCGCAGCGAGACAGACACCGAGGTCGCCGCGGCGCTGCTGGGACGCGAGTACCGCAAGACCGGCGATCTGCAGAGCGCGTTCCTCGCGGTGGTCAACCGCCTGGAAGGTGCGTTCACGCTGCTCGCTATGCACCAGGACCAGCCGGGGCTCGTCGTCGGCGCTCGCCGCAACTCTCCGCTCGTGATCGGCCTCGGCGAGGGGGAGAACTTCCTCGGATCCGACGTCGCCGCCTTCGTTGAGCACACCCGTCACGCGCTCGCGATCGGCCAGGATCAGATCGTCTCGATCACCCCCGACGCGGTCACCGTCACCGACTTCGACGGCAACCCGGTCGAGCCCGAGCCGTTCGAGGTCTCGTGGGACGCGGCAGCGGCAGAGAAGGGCGGATGGCCGAGCTTCATGGCGAAGGAGGTCGCCGAAGAGCCAGAGGCCGTCGCGAACACCATCCGCGGCCGCGTGCGTGACGGGGCTGTCGTCATTCCGGAACTCGACGGACTCGATGACCTCTTCACGGGCATCAACCGCATCATCATCACCGCCTGCGGCACGGCGTCGTACGCGGGCCTCGTCGGCAAGTACGCGCTGGAGCACTGGGCGCGCATCCCCGTCGACGTCGAGCTCGCGCACGAGTTCCGCTACCGCGACCCGGTGATCGGCGCCGACACGCTCGTCGTGTCGATCAGCCAGTCCGGCGAGACGATGGACACCCTCATGGCCGTGAAGTACGCCCGCGAGCGCGGCGCCCGCACCCTCTCGATCTGCAACACCCAGGGGGCGACGATCCCGCGCGAGTCGGATGCGGTCGTCTACACGCACGCCGGACCCGAGGTCGCCGTGGCATCCACCAAGGCATTCGTCGCCCAGATCACCGCGCTGCTGCTGCTCGGCCTGCACGTGGGGCGTGTTCGCGGTTCTCTGGAGGACGGAGCCGCCTCGGTCGCTGAGCTCGAGGCGCTGCCGGCCAAGCTCGCGCACGTGCTCGAGTCGGAGCAGGGTCACGTCGCCCAGCTCGCCGGCTGGATGGCCGACACCCGCTCCGTGCTGTTCCTCGGGCGTCACGTCGGCTACCCGATCGCGCTCGAGGGTGCCCTGAAGCTCAAGGAGATCTCGTACATCCACGCCGAAGGCTTCGCCGCCGGTGAGCTCAAGCACGGCCCGATCGCGCTGATCGAGCCGGGCCAGCCTGTCTTCGTGATCGTTCCGTCGCCGCGGCACTCGGCTCTCATCCACGCCAAGGTCGTCTCCAACATCCAGGAGATCCGTGCCCGCGGAGCCAGGGTCATCGTCGTCGCGGAAGAGGGAGACGCCGCGGTGCTCCCGTTCGCCGACGAGGTCATCCGCATCCCGCTCGCCGGAGCGTTCTTCGAGCCGATCCTTGCGGTCATCCCGCTGCAGATCTTCGCGATGGCGCTCGCCACCGCGAAGGGCCTGGATGTTGACCAGCCGCGCAACCTCGCCAAGTCCGTCACCGTCGAGTGA
- the tsaE gene encoding tRNA (adenosine(37)-N6)-threonylcarbamoyltransferase complex ATPase subunit type 1 TsaE, with protein sequence MERLGHEVGTALRAGDVVILTGPLGAGKTTFTRGLAEALGVRGPVQSPTFVIARTHPSLVGGPALVHMDAYRLGSAAEVDDLDIDVARSVVVVEWGRGMAEELADEWWDIEIERPIGAQTDAPDEELDADAPRVVTIERRTASR encoded by the coding sequence ATGGAGCGGCTGGGCCACGAGGTCGGCACGGCGCTTCGTGCGGGTGACGTCGTGATCCTCACGGGTCCGCTCGGCGCAGGCAAGACGACCTTCACGCGCGGCCTCGCGGAGGCGCTCGGAGTGCGCGGGCCAGTGCAGAGCCCCACGTTCGTGATCGCTCGCACACACCCCTCACTCGTGGGCGGTCCTGCCCTCGTGCACATGGACGCGTACCGTCTCGGGTCCGCCGCCGAGGTCGATGACCTCGACATCGACGTCGCGCGCTCCGTCGTGGTCGTCGAATGGGGACGGGGAATGGCGGAAGAGCTCGCCGACGAGTGGTGGGACATCGAGATCGAGCGCCCGATCGGCGCGCAGACGGATGCTCCGGACGAAGAACTCGACGCAGATGCACCGCGAGTCGTTACGATCGAACGTCGTACCGCTTCACGCTGA
- a CDS encoding response regulator transcription factor: MTDPSAQTQTAVIIEDDAAVRSLLDEVFRSAGFRTVMAETGTDGVEAVIAHQPTITTLDINLPGIDGFEVARRIRKVSSTYIIMLSALAEESDIVLGLASGADDYLAKPFRPRELRARIEALMRRPRTELTVPDAATAAVPARNPAVSAALEDLEGAAVWRLHRDLSLNLETHTVLVAQKEVDLTPTEFGLLATLLESKRRVRSKADLALVLRGEAFASSYFVGEPDKRVIEAHMANLRRKIGDNTADPRYIETVRGVGYRLTPQVDGR; the protein is encoded by the coding sequence ATGACTGATCCATCCGCACAAACGCAGACCGCTGTGATCATCGAAGACGACGCCGCCGTCCGAAGTCTGCTCGACGAGGTCTTCCGGTCGGCCGGATTCCGCACGGTCATGGCCGAGACGGGCACCGACGGTGTCGAGGCGGTCATCGCGCACCAGCCGACGATCACGACCCTCGACATCAACCTTCCCGGCATCGACGGCTTCGAAGTGGCCCGGCGCATCCGCAAGGTCAGCTCGACGTACATCATCATGCTGTCGGCGCTGGCAGAAGAGTCCGACATCGTGCTGGGGCTCGCCTCGGGCGCCGACGACTACCTGGCGAAGCCGTTCCGACCGCGAGAGCTGCGTGCCCGGATCGAGGCGCTGATGCGCCGCCCGCGCACCGAACTCACTGTTCCGGATGCTGCCACTGCCGCCGTGCCGGCACGCAACCCGGCCGTGTCGGCCGCGCTGGAGGATCTCGAGGGGGCCGCCGTCTGGCGCCTGCACCGCGATCTCAGCCTGAACCTGGAGACGCACACGGTTCTCGTCGCGCAGAAGGAAGTCGATCTGACTCCCACCGAGTTCGGACTGCTGGCGACGCTTCTCGAATCGAAGCGCCGCGTGCGCAGCAAGGCCGACCTCGCGCTCGTTCTGCGCGGCGAGGCGTTCGCGTCGTCGTACTTCGTGGGTGAACCCGACAAGCGGGTCATCGAAGCGCACATGGCGAACCTGCGACGCAAGATCGGCGACAACACGGCGGATCCGCGGTACATCGAGACCGTCCGCGGGGTGGGCTATCGCCTCACCCCGCAGGTCGACGGTCGCTGA
- a CDS encoding VanZ family protein, protein MPTHARLRFAARVLLVPYLVALALIVWLPGEDASQVTGIVGTIAQWVADSVGVPFDAAYVPLEFLANVALFVPFGLLLAASAPRMSWWGVTLAGCATSVLIEVVQILLPTRFPTLSDVIANTAGAALGWLVWRLATRVVERRRSTLNA, encoded by the coding sequence ATGCCGACCCACGCCCGCCTGCGCTTCGCCGCGCGCGTGCTGCTAGTGCCCTATCTCGTCGCACTCGCGCTGATCGTCTGGCTTCCGGGCGAGGACGCCTCGCAGGTCACGGGCATCGTCGGAACGATCGCCCAGTGGGTGGCCGACAGCGTGGGAGTGCCCTTCGACGCCGCGTACGTGCCGTTGGAGTTCCTCGCGAACGTCGCGCTCTTCGTGCCCTTCGGCCTTCTTCTCGCCGCGTCCGCTCCTCGCATGTCGTGGTGGGGTGTGACACTCGCCGGGTGCGCGACGAGTGTGCTGATCGAGGTCGTGCAGATCCTGCTGCCGACACGCTTTCCGACGCTGTCCGACGTCATCGCCAACACTGCGGGAGCAGCGCTCGGCTGGCTGGTGTGGCGTCTTGCCACACGGGTCGTGGAGCGTCGACGTTCTACGCTGAACGCATGA
- the coaA gene encoding type I pantothenate kinase, with protein MTADQKTPLSPYRQIDRAEWARLAQGLDQPLSETEVVEIRGIGDRLDVTEVREVYLPLSRLLSLYATSTKRLGAATSTFLQEEDSTTPFVVGVAGSVAVGKSTIARLLRELMSRWPGTPRVELVTTDGFLYSNAELERRGLMDRKGFPESYDRRALIDFLTEVKSGAAEVRAPFYSHIRYDIVPDAHVVVRRPDVVIVEGLNVLQPPAAPNDVAVSDLFDFSIFVDAAPENIEQWYVDRFLALRKGAFSNPSSYFNVFAHLTDEEAVTTALGYWNDINMPNLVENVWPTRHRASLVLNKGTDHAVESVLLRKL; from the coding sequence GTGACCGCCGATCAGAAGACGCCGCTCTCGCCGTACCGGCAGATCGACCGTGCAGAGTGGGCCCGCCTCGCGCAGGGTCTCGACCAGCCGCTCAGTGAGACAGAGGTCGTGGAGATCCGCGGCATCGGCGACCGCCTCGACGTGACCGAGGTGCGCGAGGTCTACCTGCCGCTCAGCCGTCTGCTCAGCCTGTACGCGACCTCGACGAAGCGCCTCGGCGCGGCGACGAGCACGTTCCTCCAGGAGGAGGACTCCACCACGCCGTTCGTCGTCGGCGTCGCCGGATCGGTGGCCGTCGGCAAGTCGACGATCGCCCGACTCCTGCGCGAGCTGATGAGCAGGTGGCCGGGAACGCCGCGCGTCGAACTCGTCACGACCGACGGCTTTCTCTACTCGAATGCCGAGCTCGAGCGCCGCGGCCTCATGGACCGCAAGGGCTTCCCCGAGTCGTACGACCGCAGGGCGCTCATCGACTTCCTGACCGAGGTCAAGAGCGGTGCCGCCGAGGTGCGCGCACCGTTCTACTCGCACATCCGCTACGACATCGTGCCCGACGCGCACGTCGTCGTGCGGCGTCCCGACGTCGTGATCGTCGAGGGGCTCAATGTGCTGCAGCCTCCGGCGGCGCCGAACGACGTCGCCGTGAGCGACCTGTTCGACTTCTCGATCTTCGTCGATGCCGCCCCCGAGAACATCGAGCAGTGGTACGTCGATCGCTTCCTCGCGCTGCGCAAGGGGGCATTCTCCAATCCCTCGTCGTACTTCAACGTGTTCGCACACCTCACTGACGAGGAAGCCGTCACGACGGCGCTCGGGTACTGGAACGACATCAACATGCCCAACCTCGTCGAGAATGTCTGGCCGACTCGGCACAGGGCCTCGCTCGTGTTGAACAAGGGCACCGATCACGCCGTCGAGAGCGTTCTGCTGCGCAAGCTCTAG
- a CDS encoding arsenate reductase/protein-tyrosine-phosphatase family protein has product MSPDLDDTRPNLSRREWREQLAAARSPFGGPAAVDARSPEGSETPVTILTVCTGNICRSPMAEVLLRERLRDLGVRVHSAGTHALVGHGMTPQAQEIAVQRGAREADASAHAARYLVEPLLMESDLVITMTREHRSHVVQMVPQLMKRAFPVREFARLAATLTTDEARAAAHAAGGDVHARVRAALRAVTDQRGKSPADQSKDDVIDPYRRSGEVYEQSANELLPALDEVERILRAALEKQRN; this is encoded by the coding sequence ATGAGCCCCGATCTCGACGACACCCGCCCCAACCTGAGTCGCCGTGAATGGCGTGAACAGCTCGCAGCGGCACGGTCACCGTTCGGTGGCCCCGCTGCTGTGGACGCGAGGTCGCCCGAGGGCTCGGAGACCCCCGTCACGATCCTGACCGTGTGCACCGGCAACATCTGCCGCTCGCCCATGGCCGAGGTGCTCCTGCGCGAGCGTCTGCGCGATCTCGGGGTCCGCGTTCACAGCGCCGGCACCCATGCGCTGGTCGGCCACGGGATGACCCCGCAGGCCCAGGAGATCGCTGTGCAGCGCGGGGCGCGGGAAGCGGATGCATCCGCACATGCCGCGCGCTACCTGGTCGAGCCTTTGCTGATGGAGTCAGATCTCGTGATCACCATGACACGCGAGCACCGCTCTCACGTCGTCCAGATGGTGCCGCAGCTCATGAAGCGCGCCTTCCCGGTACGCGAATTCGCGCGTCTGGCTGCAACTCTCACCACCGACGAGGCGCGCGCCGCGGCCCATGCAGCCGGCGGCGATGTGCACGCGCGAGTGCGGGCCGCCCTTCGGGCCGTCACCGATCAGCGGGGAAAGTCGCCCGCCGACCAGAGCAAGGATGACGTGATCGACCCGTACCGCCGCTCCGGCGAGGTTTACGAGCAGTCCGCGAACGAGCTGCTGCCTGCGCTCGACGAAGTCGAACGCATTTTGCGCGCGGCGCTCGAGAAACAGCGAAACTAG
- a CDS encoding chitinase yields MSVRTGRHPGKRLSPLRVLIGVAVVLAVTGAAIVVPWQLSRTAPITTAGAGPHWFGGYFDVTAAPVSEQPNASDASDTVVLAFIVAQSDMSCVPTWGGAYGLRQAGSELDLDRRVDQMRRDGTHVAVSFGGAINTELASACASVPDLMKAYSAVLDRYDITAIDLDLEGENLADTVAAERRADAVAALQQQREAAGGRLDVWVTLPVATDGLTDEGLQAVRTLLRGGVDLAGVNVMTMNYGTDLNRRSLADVSIEALEATHDQLADIYAELRIGLPAEGAWAVLGATPMIGQNDIASEVFTIDDARELNAFARKAKLARLSMWSLNRDRQCGTNYPDLSVVSDACSGVDQAGLSFAGVLANGFDGERLESDDPAPTPFTPVPDDPATSPYPIWSPETSYSAGVRVVWHGYVYSAKWWVTGGPQPDDPIATADQTSWVLVGPVMPDDEPFALPTLPAGTYPEWSETQAFEKGARVMFEGVGYRAKWWTLGDLPSDGITDRDRSPWALIDEE; encoded by the coding sequence ATGAGTGTCCGTACCGGTCGTCACCCCGGAAAGCGCCTGTCGCCGCTGCGCGTGCTCATCGGCGTGGCCGTCGTCCTCGCCGTCACGGGTGCAGCGATCGTCGTCCCGTGGCAGCTGTCGCGCACCGCACCCATCACGACCGCGGGTGCGGGACCGCACTGGTTCGGTGGCTACTTCGATGTCACCGCCGCGCCTGTCTCGGAGCAGCCGAACGCGAGCGACGCTTCCGACACCGTCGTGCTCGCGTTCATCGTCGCGCAGAGCGATATGAGCTGCGTGCCGACCTGGGGCGGTGCGTACGGCCTGCGGCAGGCAGGCAGCGAACTCGACCTCGACCGCAGGGTCGACCAGATGCGCCGAGACGGCACGCACGTCGCGGTCTCCTTCGGTGGCGCGATCAACACCGAACTGGCCTCGGCCTGCGCGTCGGTTCCGGACCTCATGAAGGCGTACTCGGCGGTTCTGGACCGCTACGACATCACGGCGATCGACCTCGATCTCGAGGGCGAGAACCTGGCCGACACGGTCGCCGCCGAGCGCCGCGCGGATGCGGTCGCCGCACTGCAGCAGCAGCGCGAGGCTGCCGGCGGTCGCCTGGATGTCTGGGTGACGCTGCCGGTCGCGACCGATGGCCTCACCGACGAGGGCCTGCAGGCCGTGCGCACGCTGCTGCGCGGCGGCGTCGATCTCGCCGGCGTCAACGTCATGACGATGAACTACGGCACCGACCTCAACCGGCGCTCGCTCGCAGACGTCTCGATCGAGGCTCTGGAGGCCACGCACGATCAGCTCGCGGACATCTACGCGGAGTTGCGCATCGGCCTCCCGGCCGAAGGCGCCTGGGCGGTGCTCGGTGCGACGCCGATGATCGGCCAGAACGACATCGCGAGCGAGGTCTTCACGATCGATGATGCGCGCGAGCTCAACGCCTTCGCCCGCAAGGCGAAACTCGCACGTCTTTCGATGTGGTCACTCAACCGCGACCGGCAGTGCGGCACGAACTACCCCGACCTCTCGGTCGTGTCGGATGCGTGCAGTGGCGTCGATCAGGCCGGCCTGTCGTTCGCAGGTGTGCTCGCCAACGGCTTCGACGGGGAACGGCTCGAGAGCGATGACCCGGCGCCGACGCCATTCACCCCCGTGCCCGACGACCCTGCGACGAGCCCCTACCCGATCTGGTCACCGGAGACGTCGTACTCCGCGGGCGTGCGCGTCGTCTGGCACGGCTACGTGTACTCCGCGAAGTGGTGGGTGACGGGTGGCCCCCAGCCCGACGACCCCATCGCGACGGCCGACCAGACCTCCTGGGTGCTCGTCGGCCCGGTCATGCCGGATGATGAGCCGTTCGCCCTGCCGACCCTCCCCGCCGGGACGTACCCCGAGTGGTCGGAGACGCAGGCCTTCGAGAAGGGCGCCCGAGTGATGTTCGAAGGTGTGGGCTACCGCGCGAAGTGGTGGACGTTGGGAGATCTGCCCAGCGATGGCATCACCGACCGCGACCGCTCCCCCTGGGCGCTGATCGACGAGGAGTAG
- a CDS encoding holo-ACP synthase gives MIIGTGIDLVDIPRFERTLERTPRLMERLFAPSERMLRLPSLAARYAAKEALIKALGGSDGVHWTEIEIASEASGRPVFVLSGSTEEVVRERGITTVHLTLTHDAGMAAAFVVAEGAP, from the coding sequence GTGATCATCGGCACCGGCATCGATCTTGTGGACATCCCGCGGTTCGAACGCACGCTCGAGCGCACACCGCGGTTGATGGAGCGCCTTTTCGCCCCATCGGAGCGGATGCTGCGCCTGCCGTCGCTGGCCGCACGCTACGCCGCCAAAGAGGCCCTCATCAAGGCTCTCGGTGGTTCGGACGGCGTGCACTGGACCGAGATCGAGATCGCCTCGGAGGCATCCGGTCGCCCGGTCTTCGTCCTGTCCGGTTCCACGGAGGAGGTCGTGCGCGAGCGCGGGATCACCACCGTGCACCTGACTCTCACTCATGATGCCGGAATGGCCGCCGCGTTCGTCGTCGCAGAAGGAGCCCCGTGA
- the alr gene encoding alanine racemase, with protein MTDLFREAVIDLDAISDNVRHLRRLTGVDVIGIVKANAYGHGDAAAAVAALAGGATRLGAATIDEALALRRHGITAPLMAWLHAPGEDFHAAAEARIEVGVSSFAQIEAVGRAATTEPVGVHLKLDTGLSRSGIAPAQWERVFAEAARLERIGRIRIIGLFSHLSNTSDDDDRAALAEFERGVALAAASGIHPEIRHLAATAAAIALPETRLDAVRIGIGLYGLSPFDDRTSSDLGLRPAMTLRAAVAAVRRVPAGTGVSYNYVHRTAAETTLALVPLGYADGVPRQASDLGPVMINGRRFRVAGRIAMDQFVVDVGDHPVDVGDEVVLFGDPTLGVPSATEWADAARTINYEIVTRIGNRVPRRSVS; from the coding sequence GTGACCGATCTGTTCCGTGAGGCCGTGATCGACCTCGACGCCATCAGCGACAACGTCCGTCACCTGCGTCGACTCACCGGCGTCGACGTCATCGGCATCGTGAAGGCCAACGCCTACGGGCACGGTGACGCCGCGGCCGCCGTGGCGGCGCTCGCCGGAGGCGCCACCCGCCTGGGTGCCGCGACGATCGATGAGGCGCTCGCGCTGCGGCGCCACGGCATCACGGCGCCGCTCATGGCGTGGCTGCACGCGCCGGGTGAGGACTTCCACGCGGCCGCGGAGGCGCGCATCGAGGTCGGCGTCTCGTCCTTCGCTCAGATCGAGGCCGTAGGTCGCGCGGCGACGACCGAACCCGTCGGCGTGCACCTCAAGCTCGACACCGGACTCTCGCGCAGCGGCATCGCGCCCGCACAGTGGGAGCGGGTCTTCGCCGAGGCGGCGCGCCTGGAGCGCATCGGCCGCATCCGCATCATCGGCCTCTTCAGCCACCTCTCCAACACCTCCGACGACGATGACCGAGCGGCGCTCGCCGAGTTCGAACGCGGCGTCGCGCTCGCAGCGGCATCCGGCATCCACCCGGAGATCCGACACCTCGCCGCGACCGCCGCCGCGATCGCGTTGCCCGAGACGCGCCTCGACGCTGTCCGCATCGGGATCGGCCTGTACGGCCTCTCGCCGTTCGACGATCGCACCTCCAGCGACTTGGGCCTGCGTCCGGCGATGACACTGCGCGCCGCTGTCGCCGCCGTGCGTCGTGTGCCCGCAGGCACGGGCGTCTCCTACAACTATGTGCACCGCACCGCCGCCGAGACGACGCTCGCGCTCGTCCCGCTCGGCTATGCCGATGGCGTTCCGCGCCAGGCATCCGACCTTGGGCCCGTCATGATCAACGGGCGGCGCTTCCGGGTCGCCGGGCGCATCGCGATGGATCAGTTCGTGGTCGATGTCGGCGACCATCCGGTCGACGTCGGCGATGAGGTCGTACTGTTCGGCGATCCGACGCTCGGTGTGCCTTCGGCCACGGAGTGGGCGGATGCTGCCCGCACGATCAACTACGAGATCGTGACCCGCATCGGCAATCGCGTGCCGCGCCGGAGTGTCTCGTGA